ATACTTCAAACtttgtaaataattagaaatatacaacacacacacacacacacacacacatacacgcacacacgcacgcacgcacacacacacacacacacacacacacacacacacacacgtacgcatgcacgcacgcacaaacgaaacaaaaacactaaCTCAGGAGTCATTTCCTACATATTTAATCACCAAACCCATCCCCAAATAAAATTACTACATGAAACTTTGAAGCTTTATTTCGGTACACTCAGACCGTCAAACGACATCATATGAGGAATTATTGTACAATGGCTATTTACAGTGACAAAATGACAACTGGAGTTCTTCGcagaatatatacaaacataattaaaaatagctatacacacattgtaaaacgaagaaatgaacaaataagttgtgtttttttttaataattcagcATTTTAAATAGTATTTAGTGATATTGGAGGTGTATACGGTTtccttattttttcttttatgttcagaaatatattttgacattttataaagTGTCAGACCTTACCTTTTATGGTGCGCGGGTTcgatcgcgctcgtacagcgcacgtaatttcaatcttgcgagtgaaaaataacgcacgttacacttaacaaagagcgcacgtaaaataattgTGTATATTGTTTGCCACTATTTACCGTATGCAGCTGATACAAAGATCCGTTCAATAatacaagaattttttttacgaGAACGGTAGCGCCcgtgcaagattttaatgtatgactagtacttatctttgctatacaaatcggaaaacacaggtttaataCGTACCAACCcgattaaaatgtatttgcctatttaatttattattaattacaaacagtCCACTTTcgtaaggtaatagatcacaacgtctgattaggataactcatttatactgttcatatagttatgacaaaaagagaaaagggattgtcacggggatcctatgataccgtaactgaatgaaacacgattatccaaatatctctcctaactgtatatctattagatcccTCTGTATTGGGCAatatatacccgcgtggctcgtctctaggtatgaacagagataagatcttatataaagtatatataatatagcacgtttagttcactagaaaacacaacaaaaacacaatacactttggaatctgtattaatctacgctgacaaatgtactgccgcagtagttaattaacaacaacaaatagtaacaacccagaactgatcacttaattagttaatcactaggtgtctagtttatacaatattctaatcacttcaccgtgacacaacacccacacgtgtgataattgagaaacgcttccaggggaacttaattaataaaggaattacaactctattcctaactggttaatttttaattaacccttaactactcattcagtgaccttgtaatacagaattaatactggtacctatcacaataaagacaataacctacagtttacctaggtcctctaggatgactggctaagctttaataattttatacagtcagcctacagtttactgcgtcagattaccggcagcaccgtctaaataatattggtataatacagtattaaaatatttaaagtcacatcaatcacatcaaggttatacaatagagcagaaataatatatttaccagtccggacggacaacgttcctcctggaagccttcctatgtttctccccgatatctctaaaaccctagctatttatcataaaaccgaatatcgcctgggggtacaacgtggacctccccctatcaagtgatttttccacagcgaccaagccggcatatttttcttagatggccagacttgctgacatCTAGTCGCCAAAAttacggtcgtaaaaaccgcacatgcggaggtattacgtaattactggccacatggcctctgcccctgggctgggtgtgtattaggcacagctcgaccacggtcgcgcggaggtattacgtaacaaagtgcccacctgggcttaattgcatattggaactgcacacggccctctaaaacaattaatatcgacacaggcgaaaacaaaattaagagcatgtcccgtcacagggattgaattaaatagtgccTTATGTAGCCTACACAGATGAACTCGCTACGGAAATCAGcgaagtcggtaaaattgtctcgattagttcataactgttagcgTACGAAGCTTACACGAGGTCCCGAAAATGGCAAtcgtgtaattttatactttcttttaaaaaaaaacaacaacaacaaaagttaaatttagacggaataataaaaaagaaggaaaagaaatggtAATAGGTATGCAGTAATAAGGCTAGGTATTTTTTTACGCAATGAATgtgcatatgttatttatatatgtatatatgtacacactatagtaacagtaatcaatggTTATTGCCgagtatttaaagggacattcctgagtttgctgcaattattaagatgtgatcgactaacagaccctttttaacgattgtaattacatatctaatatatttttcttcataaaatattagtgtctgtatattaaacgtgtttctgatcgttctaatatttgtattgctttaaatttcattttatttcctgaaatatatttatttcgtaCGTTCGacgttatttgaagacaaaatctagttcgggcttcttacaaatattaagacgaccagaaacacattgaatattctaaacaagaaaatatatttatcatgtaagtttaatcgtagaaatattttattagtcggaaacatcttacaatgcagcacactcaggaatgtgtttcgtttgttagaaagtcacaaCCCATGTAACTGGAACATAATTTGATGGCAGTACACTGTGGCATACTAACGAATTAGAGCtatcccaactatcctaatcatgttcgttgtacataataatgaaattcaagacaagttgattcctatatatgtttagctgcacaCTCATCAAAACCATCTAACAcagaaaaggtatatatatatatatataatatatatatatatatatatatatatatatatatatatatatatatatacatgtatataattgcgtgcatcaaattatctgaatagtacatattgtatttaaaaaatcaatgtgtctGCATCAGTGcatacatgtcataattatattttattgtactacTCCTGTAACGTTTTAACACATTGTAACTCCATCCCTGAACGGGAAAAGAAatcagactacactaatgaaccaaacataaaattaaaagaaaacattattggttaaTTGGTTCATTTTTACAACATATGtctctgcatttacatgtaccaattacttcataaattaatagtgcttggttttcactcgccttagcattttgatgagtgcgatttttcactagcctaagcgttttgaggtgtgcgatttttcactcgcctaagagttttgaggtgtgcgacttttcactcgcctaagcattttgaggtgtgcgatttttcactagcctaagcgttttgaggtgtgcgatttttcactagCCTAAGtgttttgaggtgtgcgattttccactcGCTTATGCTATTACAACGACATAgttcttttaatattaatatgctacggcttataataataaaagaaatgttttatttaacgacacactcaacacattttatttacggttatatggtgtcagacatatggttaaggactataataataataataataataataataataataataatatggctttatacgtctttttgtgtgtgttcatgAAATAGTTACATTTAAATAGCAGTTCCTTCgcacaatgtacataatctgttttcAACTGGGTTCCAGCCTCCTGTTGCTATggtaaataataatgattacaTGTTCTGAATTTCAGAAGGATGGTGCACAGTTTTTCGGGTAATTTTATAAAGTAgattttataaacatatgtGAGTTGTACGACCTTTCAAAAGGCATATTCCACAATGTGAAGAgacaataaatatcacatggatATCTCTTCCACCGCGGTGTAATAAactatgtaatatatgtatgtattgtttcAATGCATTATTGTGttccaatgtttttttttgcataagaGAAATAAGCGAAAGTCTACAAGAAACAAAGCCGAACGTACCtagctaaaaaaaaacatttggcatGTTCccgaatttgttttttttaacaattttcgTTTTGGCCTTACAAACATTATATGCAGGTGCGGAACGTTACAAGTCATTATTGTCATGTAATACTGTTGCTGTATCGGCTCACTCTGAGCCCCAATGTTATTCATCGATGTCATTTGGGGTGACGAGTGGTCTTGGCGATTTTCTGTTCAGGTTTTTCACCCGAGAGACTGGGAATGTATTGTAGCATTGAAGGCTTATAGCTCTCACAGATTTGTGTGTTACCTcccgtttttgttttcttcttctttgatAGTGGTTTTTTCCCCTttctcttcttgttttttttttttttttttttttttttttacacctacACGTCTATTgaattgccaaaaaatatgACTATAGAAAAACATTGTAGAATATTCACCAAGACGACCAGGATGATAAACAGAAAATTAGTCGATTAGATTATTCAGACatgttaacaatattaaaattcgTAGGGCCTCACATAACTCTTTTTATATCCACTTACTAAAGACAGCTcgcacaaatatattttccatgcATTTTGTATTTTGATTTTGCAACACATGTAAAAGGTACATTTGTCTGTGCTAGTTTGTTCTCTtctttaagtgtttgttttatatttgttattctCACATTCATGCGTATGTGACGTGTGTGAATTGGTCATCGCTATGTGTATCGATGTCACAATTACAAAGTTGTAAACAGggtacaacaacaacatcaaactCGAAAGACTAAGCTCAGTACCACATGATAACCGCTTGTAGTGTTATTTAAGAAGTGGCAGACAAAGTCGCCGTCTTCTGCTATGTCGCTTAATTCACCACGCTGATAATAATGTCTTTTATGACACTTAACAATTAGACTGTATTTCCTGTCTTTGACAATCCTGACTTGATCTAGGAACTCAACAAGACAGCCTGTTCTCTTTCCATTATCTGTCTCACCTACAACGGCACCAGTATCTTCATCGCACACAAAGGCGCTGAATCCAAATGACTCACTCACGGTGTTAAAGCCTTGTAGAGCACAGGTTTGATTAACACAAAACATAGTTGTGTACTCAGCAGAAGGAGCACAATAGTTCTTCTTACCGACGTATTCAAACTGTTTACAAGTAATAAGCTTTTCTGTCCTGCATCTGGGCTCCTTTTTGAAAGGTAAAAGAGATTTATCGGGAGAGATGAAGTTTTTGAAGATTGTGTTTTCTTCGCTTTTTGTCAGCATCTTAGTTGGTGAAACGCTATCCACAAAATACTTCTGACCAAGAAGAGAATACCTCACGTTCATCAACGCCTTCCCGAGTGCACTTCTCTTGTTAACTGGGGTTATCTCCCTTCCTTGTCGTCTGCATTCCGCCTCACTCCAAGTGTTCACGGCTTCGAATACTTTCTCCTCAGATGCGACCAGTTCGTCTGTTTCCGTGATCTCGAGAACACACGAGTGACACAGATCAGAGAATCCAGGCGACTTTAGAACTGTGTTGCCGTTTTCGCAGATATATTTAACAGCCTTGACCTTCAAGTCGTGTTCGTCATAGAAACGGGCCTGTTCCATCACGACGCAGGCATTATGTGACGATATCGATGAATCCAAATACGCCAGACACTTCTGTTCCAGGGGCGTTATGTCATATTTTTTGGATAAATACAAAAGTCCGATTGCGTTCCTTGAATCAAGTATAGCGTCATCGGTATATAGGaacctgaaaaaaaagagaaaaaaaagagaattatTAGGAAGCATTGAGTTTGGATTCAAACCGACGCAACCAATGA
This Gigantopelta aegis isolate Gae_Host unplaced genomic scaffold, Gae_host_genome ctg5204_pilon_pilon:::debris, whole genome shotgun sequence DNA region includes the following protein-coding sequences:
- the LOC121366289 gene encoding BTB/POZ domain-containing protein 2-like — protein: MVFSIPNAGNLGECDKLHGQVASSHASSTMAANDSEAKSGFADNWQRGKSLIECLRYSLQQNSHCDVTFQVGKDRKSIPAHRLILTLRSCIFEAMLTGPMPEQENIALPDIESDIFEQFLMFLYTDDAILDSRNAIGLLYLSKKYDITPLEQKCLAYLDSSISSHNACVVMEQARFYDEHDLKVKAVKYICENGNTVLKSPGFSDLCHSCVLEITETDELVASEEKVFEAVNTWSEAECRRQGREITPVNKRSALGKALMNVRYSLLGQKYFVDSVSPTKMLTKSEENTIFKNFISPDKSLLPFKKEPRCRTEKLITCKQFEYVGKKNYCAPSAEYTTMFCVNQTCALQGFNTVSESFGFSAFVCDEDTGAVVGETDNGKRTGCLVEFLDQVRIVKDRKYSLIVKCHKRHYYQRGELSDIAEDGDFVCHFLNNTTSGYHVVLSLVFRV